DNA sequence from the Pseudomonadota bacterium genome:
GGAGGCGAGAAACGCACACACGTCGGCGATGCGGTCGGGCGAAAGCAGCTCCGCGGCGTTGGAAACCGCCTGAAAGGCCGGGAGATCGTCGGTCATGCGGGTCAGGGCGAGAGGAGCCAGCGCATTGACGGTGATCTTGTGCTTATCGAAGAGCTCTAGATGAGCCACTCGTGTCAGCCCGTAGACCCCCGCCTTTGCTGCAGCGTAGTTGGCTTGGCCAAAGATCCCCACCAGGCCCGAAACGCTGGTGGTATTGATGATCCGTCCCCCGTGGCCAGCGTCGATCATGGCGCGCGCGGCGGCCTGCAAGCACAGAAACGAGCCGCGCACGTGGACCTGGATCACGGAATCGAACTCCTCCACCGTCATCTTGCGCAGGGTACGATCGCGCAGGATGCCCGCATTGTTGACCAGCACGTCGAGCCTTCCGAAGGAGCGCAACGCCAAATCGACGATGCCCTGGGCACCTTCGGGTATCCCGACGTTGTCGCAGCTCGACTCTGCTTGGCCGCCGGCCTCGCGAATTTCCTTCACCACGCGTTGCGCTGGTCCAGCCTCGGCGCCGCTGCCGTCCCGCGCACCCCCGAGGTCGTTCAC
Encoded proteins:
- a CDS encoding SDR family NAD(P)-dependent oxidoreductase, with amino-acid sequence MAALEGKVAIVTGAGGGIGRAHAIRFAREGASVIVNDLGGARDGSGAEAGPAQRVVKEIREAGGQAESSCDNVGIPEGAQGIVDLALRSFGRLDVLVNNAGILRDRTLRKMTVEEFDSVIQVHVRGSFLCLQAAARAMIDAGHGGRIINTTSVSGLVGIFGQANYAAAKAGVYGLTRVAHLELFDKHKITVNALAPLALTRMTDDLPAFQAVSNAAELLSPDRIADVCAFLASEDAADISGCVVAVRGTQVWLYEMGETEPCTPLDGDAWSFKELRSRWSEIASRSRPSEPITRLV